In a single window of the Nicotiana tomentosiformis chromosome 10, ASM39032v3, whole genome shotgun sequence genome:
- the LOC104100360 gene encoding NAC domain-containing protein 6-like, with the protein MGESAMEFALPGFRFHPTEEELLQFYLKNKVLGLKLRCDVIGLLNIYRHDPWDLPGLATIGEREWYFFVPRDRKHGSGGRPNRTTQKGFWKATGSDRKIFSSSHPKNIIGLKKTLVFYNGRAPRGSKTDWVMNEFRLPHTVSSSQDIVLCKIYRKATSLKVLEQRAAIEEEMKTTNQPMDTMSFCSEHNELIMAASITDQSPKFLMSVTKDEVEEDIFSISENNPYEISLEIKGKSNCLSPNFLNGKGNLADLQVPKLSMDFSQDPVWMQLRSPWLDNFSLTPSAFVHNF; encoded by the exons ATGGGAGAATCAGCTATGGAGTTTGCACTGCCGGGCTTCCGCTTTCACCCAACTGAAGAAGAGCTTCTTCAATTTTACCTTAAAAATAAAGTCCTCGGCTTGAAATTGCGCTGCGATGTTATTGGCCTCCTCAACATTTATCGTCATGATCCTTGGGACTTACCAG GGCTGGCGACTATTGGCGAGAGAGAATGGTACTTTTTTGTGCCAAGAGACAGAAAACATGGCAGCGGAGGAAGGCCAAATAGGACTACTCAAAAGGGATTTTGGAAAGCAACTGGTTCTGATCGAAAAATATTTAGTTCGTCACATCCCAAGAATATAATTGGCCTTAAGAAAACCCTGGTTTTCTATAATGGCAGAGCTCCCCGGGGCTCCAAGACTGATTGGGTTATGAATGAGTTTCGCTTACCTCATACTGTCTCCTCATCTCAG GACATAGTGTTGTGCAAAATATACAGGAAAGCAACTTCCCTAAAGGTTTTGGAGCAGAGGGCTgcaattgaagaagaaatgaagaccaCAAATCAGCCAATGGACACCATGTCATTTTGCAGTGAACATAATGAACTAATTATGGCAGCGTCAATAACTGATCAGAGTCCCAAATTCTTGATGTCAGTTACTAAGGATGAAGTTGAAGAAGATATATTTTCAATTTCTGAGAACAACCCTTATGAAATTTCATTAGAAATCAAAGGTAAGAGTAATTGCTTAAGCCCAAATTTTCTGAATGGGAAAGGCAACCTGGCTGATCTTCAAGTACCAAAATTGAGCATGGATTTTAGTCAAGACCCTGTTTGGATGCAGTTGCGTAGTCCTTGGCTTGACAATTTTAGTTTAACACCTTCAGCTTTTGTTCATAACTTTTAG